The Plectropomus leopardus isolate mb chromosome 7, YSFRI_Pleo_2.0, whole genome shotgun sequence genome window below encodes:
- the trak1a gene encoding trafficking kinesin-binding protein 1 isoform X2, with translation MNVCNSTDLPELEIISLLEEQLPVYKLRADTIFGYDQDDWLHTPLVDSDSALDLTTEQIEETLKYFLLCADRVGQMTKTYSDIDAVTRLLEEKERDLELAARIGQSLLKKNKALSERNEVLEEQVEHIREEVSQLRHDLSMKDELLQFYTSAAEESEGESTTSTPVRPSETSVSTPISFPLDSLQKKLKDLEEENKSLRSEASHLETETISYEEKELQLVNDCVKELRDANVQISSLAEELARKTEDASRQQEEITHLLSQIVDLQKKAKMYAVENEGLTQHLGAAKDAQRQLTAELRELQDKYAECMEMLHEAQEELKNLRNKTLPLSTPRRFHSLGLFPMDSLAAEIEGTMRKELQMDDPDVEEQRLHPKRVFQTVKNLNLMRQQRSSLAPSPLNIPGSNQTSCLTSGLSSRVGTPRSNSIYGSDTGSGIILDNRTSSILEGPDDGSEDSNKRPPGTPGTPGSRDLEAALRRLSLRRDNYLSEKRFFEDERERKLAYLAKAEEKGGEGSSGGPGTPTESLLSLCSHPSLGSVWSGYSFTARSYLPEKLQIVKPLEGSATLHAWQQLAQPHMGALLDHRPGVVTKGFRTLAHEQEQEDGWHLDQPEEDEVSCDSFTGMPGESSAPLDVPHSTSSPSICCNKNGDTDDNSQSETLQGDMCRAREAIHGKDGHVGSMPLSFSGSSPSSSPLPTSSEMMNGHVDLKELQALQAATVDRMPVNFPGKCMSHTSSTYTFTTCRILHPSDQLTSVSSSSVMASCQSSACIGTPTPASSPIPFSAPQTPSYTPCCTPRRLSLSLSLAESSTNLRDSTKTTSTSLGLVRLLLEHGISASVYDPRSWDRGLDASRASTPVGEAQAQRSTNALGETEKRKLAKRPDTLLLQPSTPPNSPRSKSASSTTNRPVFQFSPSAEDPPFYDTFLASKPARTILREILGEAEREREGRLDDDSQTEKLNLRLVDKLKRFRTLSPHAGPASSGGSLLASFGSTGLGNSALGGGLPGLNAGLRRNRSYPAMVGASMAMKDPGGPPNAEMVIPHTMQTPQQEMDKMQTNHTKAAHIPQTLHELDTAAPQTVKQTHTRPNFRLWHSTSSEQHSDDETGT, from the exons atgtgtgtaACAGTACTGACCTGCCGGAGCTTGAGATTATCAGTCTATTGGAGGAACAGCTGCCCGTCTACAAGCTGAGGGCTGACACTATCTTCGGCTACGACCAAGATGACTGGCTGCACACGCCACTGGTGGACTCCGACTCTGCCCTCGACCTGACGACTGAACAGATAGAGGAGACCCTCAAATACTTTT TGCTGTGTGCTGACAGAGTGGGACAGATGACGAAGACCTACAGTGACATTGATGCTGTCACTCGACTGCTGGAAGAG AAAGAGCGTGACTTGGAGTTAGCAGCTCGCATCGGACAGTCactgctgaagaaaaacaaagcccTCAGTGAGAGGAATGAAGTGCTAGAGGAGCAAGTGGAGCACATCCGAGAGGAG GTGTCTCAGCTGCGGCATGACTTGTCCATGAAAGATGAGCTGTTACAGTTCTATACCAGCGCTGCCGAGGAGAGTGAGGGGGAGTCCACCACCTCCACACC tgtgcGTCCCAGTGAAACCAGTGTGTCAACTCCAATTAGTTTCCCCCTTGACTCCTTGCAGAAGAAACTCAAAGATctggaggaagaaaacaaatcattgcGATCTgag GCTAGTCATTTGGAGACGGAAACCATTTCGTACGAGGAGAAAGAGCTGCAACTTGTCAATGACTGTGTCAAAGAACTAC GTGATGCCAATGTGCAGATTTCCTCTCTGGCTGAGGAGCTGGCCAGGAAGACTGAAGACGCCTCCAGACAGCAGGAGGAGATCACACACCTCCTCTCCCAGATAGTAGACCTCCAGAAGAAGGCCAAGATG TATGCCGTGGAGAACGAGGGGCTGACTCAGCACTTAGGTGCAGCCAAAGATGCCCAGAGACAACTCACTGCTGAA CTGCGAGAGCTACAAGACAAGTATGCAGAGTGCATGGAGATGCTTCATGAGGCtcaggaggagctgaagaaCCTGAGAAATAAAACTCTACCACTCAGCACACCGAGGCGTTTCCATTCTCTGGGTCTGTTCCCAATG GACTCTCTGGCAGCAGAAATCGAGGGCACCATGAGAAAGGAACTTCAGATGGATGATCCAGATGTAGAGGAGCAGAG ACTGCACCCGAAGCGAGTGTTCCAGACGGTGAAAAACCTGAACTTGATGCGTCAGCAGCGTTCATCGCTGGCCCCCTCCCCCCTCAACATCCCAGGCTCCAACCAGACATCATGCCTCACCTCAGGGCTCTCCAGCAGGGTGGGCACGCCACGCTCCAACTCCATATATGGAAGCGACACAGGAAGTGGGATCATCCTAGACAACAGGACGAGCAGTATCCTGGAGGGTCCGGATGATGG GTCAGAGGACTCTAACAAGCGTCCCCCTGGAACTCCAGGGACCCCAGGCAGCAGGGACCTGGAGGCGGCCCTGCGACGTTTGTCCCTCCGCCGTGACAACTACCTCTCAGAAAAACGCTTCTTTGAagatgagagggagaggaagctGGCTTACCTGGCCAAAGCAGAAGAAAAGGGAGGTGAGGGGAGTAGCGGAGGCCCAGGGACACCGACAGAGAGCCTGTTGTCGCTGTGCTCTCATCCCTCCTTAGGAAGCGTCTGGTCGGGGTACTCATTCACAGCGAGGTCCTACCTGCCGGAGAAGCTACAAATTGTAAAGCCGCTAGAAG GCTCTGCTACTCTCCACGCATGGCAGCAGTTGGCTCAACCTCACATGGGCGCTCTGCTGGATCATCGGCCCGGTGTGGTGACGAAGGGCTTCCGCACTTTAGCACACGAGCAGGAACAGGAAGACGGCTGGCACCTGGACCAACCAGAGGAGGACGAAGTTTCATGCGACTCATTCACCGGCATGCCAGGAGAGAGCTCTGCTCCCTTGGATGTGCCTCACTCTACCtcttctccctccatctgctgCAACAAAAATGGAGACACGGATGACAATAGCCAATCGGAAACATTGCAAGGAGACATGTGCAGGGCTAGAGAAGCCATTCATGGAAAAGATGGACATGTCGGAAGCATGCCCCTTTCTTTCTCCGGCTCGtccccttcttcttctcctctccccaCTTCTTCTGAGATGATGAATGGACACGTGGACCTCAAGGAGCTCCAGGCCTTACAGGCCGCCACAGTGGACCGTATGCCTG TTAATTTCCCGGGGAAGTGTATGTCCCATACCAGCTCTACATACACCTTCACCACCTGCAGGATTCTCCACCCTTCTGATCAGCTGACCTCTGTATCCTCAAG CTCGGTTATGGCCTCCTGTCAGAGCAGTGCTTGCATCGGCACCCCTACCCCCGCCTCGTCTCCCATACCCTTCTCTGCCCCACAGACACCTTCTTACACCCCCTGCTGCACCCCACgccgcctctctctctccctctcactagCAGAGTCCTCCACCAACCTTCGGGACTCCACCAAGACCACCAGCACCTCTTTAGGCCTGGTGCGCCTCCTGCTGGAGCATGGGATTTCTGCCTCGGTGTACGACCCCCGCAGCTGGGACCGAGGGTTGGATGCGAGCAGAGCTTCAACACCCGTGGGAGAAGCGCAAGCGCAGAGGAGCACCAACGCACTAGGGgagactgaaaaaagaaaactggcaAAACGTCCGgacaccctcctcctccagccctcCACTCCGCCCAACTCCCCTCGATCCAAATCTGCCTCTTCCACCACCAACCGCCCAGTCTTTCAGTTCAGCCCTTCCGCTGAAGACCCGCCATTTTATGACACCTTCCTCGCCTCTAAGCCAGCTCGTACCATTCTGAGGGAGATTCTGGGGGAGGCGGAGAGGGAACGAGAGGGACGACTGGATGATGACAGCCAAACAGAGAAGCTAAACCTGCGACTTGTGGACAAACTGAAACGTTTCCGCACCCTCTCCCCTCATGCCGGTCCTGCTTCATCTGGGGGTTCTCTATTAGCCTCCTTTGGCTCTACCGGACTGGGGAACAGTGCACTGGGCGGGGGGCTTCCAGGTTTGAATGCAGGGCTGAGGAGGAATCGGAGCTATCCCGCTATGGTAGGGGCCAGTATGGCTATGAAAGACCCGGGAGGACCCCCTAACGCAGAGATGGTCATACCACATACGATGCAAACCCCACAACAGGAAATggacaaaatgcaaacaaatcaCACAAAGGCCGCACACATACCACAGACACTACATGAACTGGACACAGCAGCACCACAGACAgtgaaacagacacacaccaggCCGAACTTCAGACTGTGGCACTCCACAAGCAGCGAGCAACACAGTGACGATGAAACCGGGACATAA
- the trak1a gene encoding trafficking kinesin-binding protein 1 isoform X3, translating to MMNRRGQVRGRRFVKADYYELDWYYEECTDVLCADRVGQMTKTYSDIDAVTRLLEEKERDLELAARIGQSLLKKNKALSERNEVLEEQVEHIREEVSQLRHDLSMKDELLQFYTSAAEESEGESTTSTPVRPSETSVSTPISFPLDSLQKKLKDLEEENKSLRSEASHLETETISYEEKELQLVNDCVKELRDANVQISSLAEELARKTEDASRQQEEITHLLSQIVDLQKKAKMYAVENEGLTQHLGAAKDAQRQLTAELRELQDKYAECMEMLHEAQEELKNLRNKTLPLSTPRRFHSLGLFPMDSLAAEIEGTMRKELQMDDPDVEEQRLHPKRVFQTVKNLNLMRQQRSSLAPSPLNIPGSNQTSCLTSGLSSRVGTPRSNSIYGSDTGSGIILDNRTSSILEGPDDGSEDSNKRPPGTPGTPGSRDLEAALRRLSLRRDNYLSEKRFFEDERERKLAYLAKAEEKGGEGSSGGPGTPTESLLSLCSHPSLGSVWSGYSFTARSYLPEKLQIVKPLEGSATLHAWQQLAQPHMGALLDHRPGVVTKGFRTLAHEQEQEDGWHLDQPEEDEVSCDSFTGMPGESSAPLDVPHSTSSPSICCNKNGDTDDNSQSETLQGDMCRAREAIHGKDGHVGSMPLSFSGSSPSSSPLPTSSEMMNGHVDLKELQALQAATVDRMPVNFPGKCMSHTSSTYTFTTCRILHPSDQLTSVSSSSVMASCQSSACIGTPTPASSPIPFSAPQTPSYTPCCTPRRLSLSLSLAESSTNLRDSTKTTSTSLGLVRLLLEHGISASVYDPRSWDRGLDASRASTPVGEAQAQRSTNALGETEKRKLAKRPDTLLLQPSTPPNSPRSKSASSTTNRPVFQFSPSAEDPPFYDTFLASKPARTILREILGEAEREREGRLDDDSQTEKLNLRLVDKLKRFRTLSPHAGPASSGGSLLASFGSTGLGNSALGGGLPGLNAGLRRNRSYPAMVGASMAMKDPGGPPNAEMVIPHTMQTPQQEMDKMQTNHTKAAHIPQTLHELDTAAPQTVKQTHTRPNFRLWHSTSSEQHSDDETGT from the exons ATGATGAACAGACGAGGACAGGTCAGAGGTCGGAGGTTTGTCAAGGCAGACTACTATGAACTGGACTGGTACTATGAGGAGTGTACTGATG TGCTGTGTGCTGACAGAGTGGGACAGATGACGAAGACCTACAGTGACATTGATGCTGTCACTCGACTGCTGGAAGAG AAAGAGCGTGACTTGGAGTTAGCAGCTCGCATCGGACAGTCactgctgaagaaaaacaaagcccTCAGTGAGAGGAATGAAGTGCTAGAGGAGCAAGTGGAGCACATCCGAGAGGAG GTGTCTCAGCTGCGGCATGACTTGTCCATGAAAGATGAGCTGTTACAGTTCTATACCAGCGCTGCCGAGGAGAGTGAGGGGGAGTCCACCACCTCCACACC tgtgcGTCCCAGTGAAACCAGTGTGTCAACTCCAATTAGTTTCCCCCTTGACTCCTTGCAGAAGAAACTCAAAGATctggaggaagaaaacaaatcattgcGATCTgag GCTAGTCATTTGGAGACGGAAACCATTTCGTACGAGGAGAAAGAGCTGCAACTTGTCAATGACTGTGTCAAAGAACTAC GTGATGCCAATGTGCAGATTTCCTCTCTGGCTGAGGAGCTGGCCAGGAAGACTGAAGACGCCTCCAGACAGCAGGAGGAGATCACACACCTCCTCTCCCAGATAGTAGACCTCCAGAAGAAGGCCAAGATG TATGCCGTGGAGAACGAGGGGCTGACTCAGCACTTAGGTGCAGCCAAAGATGCCCAGAGACAACTCACTGCTGAA CTGCGAGAGCTACAAGACAAGTATGCAGAGTGCATGGAGATGCTTCATGAGGCtcaggaggagctgaagaaCCTGAGAAATAAAACTCTACCACTCAGCACACCGAGGCGTTTCCATTCTCTGGGTCTGTTCCCAATG GACTCTCTGGCAGCAGAAATCGAGGGCACCATGAGAAAGGAACTTCAGATGGATGATCCAGATGTAGAGGAGCAGAG ACTGCACCCGAAGCGAGTGTTCCAGACGGTGAAAAACCTGAACTTGATGCGTCAGCAGCGTTCATCGCTGGCCCCCTCCCCCCTCAACATCCCAGGCTCCAACCAGACATCATGCCTCACCTCAGGGCTCTCCAGCAGGGTGGGCACGCCACGCTCCAACTCCATATATGGAAGCGACACAGGAAGTGGGATCATCCTAGACAACAGGACGAGCAGTATCCTGGAGGGTCCGGATGATGG GTCAGAGGACTCTAACAAGCGTCCCCCTGGAACTCCAGGGACCCCAGGCAGCAGGGACCTGGAGGCGGCCCTGCGACGTTTGTCCCTCCGCCGTGACAACTACCTCTCAGAAAAACGCTTCTTTGAagatgagagggagaggaagctGGCTTACCTGGCCAAAGCAGAAGAAAAGGGAGGTGAGGGGAGTAGCGGAGGCCCAGGGACACCGACAGAGAGCCTGTTGTCGCTGTGCTCTCATCCCTCCTTAGGAAGCGTCTGGTCGGGGTACTCATTCACAGCGAGGTCCTACCTGCCGGAGAAGCTACAAATTGTAAAGCCGCTAGAAG GCTCTGCTACTCTCCACGCATGGCAGCAGTTGGCTCAACCTCACATGGGCGCTCTGCTGGATCATCGGCCCGGTGTGGTGACGAAGGGCTTCCGCACTTTAGCACACGAGCAGGAACAGGAAGACGGCTGGCACCTGGACCAACCAGAGGAGGACGAAGTTTCATGCGACTCATTCACCGGCATGCCAGGAGAGAGCTCTGCTCCCTTGGATGTGCCTCACTCTACCtcttctccctccatctgctgCAACAAAAATGGAGACACGGATGACAATAGCCAATCGGAAACATTGCAAGGAGACATGTGCAGGGCTAGAGAAGCCATTCATGGAAAAGATGGACATGTCGGAAGCATGCCCCTTTCTTTCTCCGGCTCGtccccttcttcttctcctctccccaCTTCTTCTGAGATGATGAATGGACACGTGGACCTCAAGGAGCTCCAGGCCTTACAGGCCGCCACAGTGGACCGTATGCCTG TTAATTTCCCGGGGAAGTGTATGTCCCATACCAGCTCTACATACACCTTCACCACCTGCAGGATTCTCCACCCTTCTGATCAGCTGACCTCTGTATCCTCAAG CTCGGTTATGGCCTCCTGTCAGAGCAGTGCTTGCATCGGCACCCCTACCCCCGCCTCGTCTCCCATACCCTTCTCTGCCCCACAGACACCTTCTTACACCCCCTGCTGCACCCCACgccgcctctctctctccctctcactagCAGAGTCCTCCACCAACCTTCGGGACTCCACCAAGACCACCAGCACCTCTTTAGGCCTGGTGCGCCTCCTGCTGGAGCATGGGATTTCTGCCTCGGTGTACGACCCCCGCAGCTGGGACCGAGGGTTGGATGCGAGCAGAGCTTCAACACCCGTGGGAGAAGCGCAAGCGCAGAGGAGCACCAACGCACTAGGGgagactgaaaaaagaaaactggcaAAACGTCCGgacaccctcctcctccagccctcCACTCCGCCCAACTCCCCTCGATCCAAATCTGCCTCTTCCACCACCAACCGCCCAGTCTTTCAGTTCAGCCCTTCCGCTGAAGACCCGCCATTTTATGACACCTTCCTCGCCTCTAAGCCAGCTCGTACCATTCTGAGGGAGATTCTGGGGGAGGCGGAGAGGGAACGAGAGGGACGACTGGATGATGACAGCCAAACAGAGAAGCTAAACCTGCGACTTGTGGACAAACTGAAACGTTTCCGCACCCTCTCCCCTCATGCCGGTCCTGCTTCATCTGGGGGTTCTCTATTAGCCTCCTTTGGCTCTACCGGACTGGGGAACAGTGCACTGGGCGGGGGGCTTCCAGGTTTGAATGCAGGGCTGAGGAGGAATCGGAGCTATCCCGCTATGGTAGGGGCCAGTATGGCTATGAAAGACCCGGGAGGACCCCCTAACGCAGAGATGGTCATACCACATACGATGCAAACCCCACAACAGGAAATggacaaaatgcaaacaaatcaCACAAAGGCCGCACACATACCACAGACACTACATGAACTGGACACAGCAGCACCACAGACAgtgaaacagacacacaccaggCCGAACTTCAGACTGTGGCACTCCACAAGCAGCGAGCAACACAGTGACGATGAAACCGGGACATAA
- the trak1a gene encoding trafficking kinesin-binding protein 1 isoform X1, which produces MALLAAAGTEDELEYSDQPEDEQYFCLPSHESTEQEEEEEEEEEEEEEYVCLPSRGSSEQEEGEELDEEQQVLCEVLCADRVGQMTKTYSDIDAVTRLLEEKERDLELAARIGQSLLKKNKALSERNEVLEEQVEHIREEVSQLRHDLSMKDELLQFYTSAAEESEGESTTSTPVRPSETSVSTPISFPLDSLQKKLKDLEEENKSLRSEASHLETETISYEEKELQLVNDCVKELRDANVQISSLAEELARKTEDASRQQEEITHLLSQIVDLQKKAKMYAVENEGLTQHLGAAKDAQRQLTAELRELQDKYAECMEMLHEAQEELKNLRNKTLPLSTPRRFHSLGLFPMDSLAAEIEGTMRKELQMDDPDVEEQRLHPKRVFQTVKNLNLMRQQRSSLAPSPLNIPGSNQTSCLTSGLSSRVGTPRSNSIYGSDTGSGIILDNRTSSILEGPDDGSEDSNKRPPGTPGTPGSRDLEAALRRLSLRRDNYLSEKRFFEDERERKLAYLAKAEEKGGEGSSGGPGTPTESLLSLCSHPSLGSVWSGYSFTARSYLPEKLQIVKPLEGSATLHAWQQLAQPHMGALLDHRPGVVTKGFRTLAHEQEQEDGWHLDQPEEDEVSCDSFTGMPGESSAPLDVPHSTSSPSICCNKNGDTDDNSQSETLQGDMCRAREAIHGKDGHVGSMPLSFSGSSPSSSPLPTSSEMMNGHVDLKELQALQAATVDRMPVNFPGKCMSHTSSTYTFTTCRILHPSDQLTSVSSSSVMASCQSSACIGTPTPASSPIPFSAPQTPSYTPCCTPRRLSLSLSLAESSTNLRDSTKTTSTSLGLVRLLLEHGISASVYDPRSWDRGLDASRASTPVGEAQAQRSTNALGETEKRKLAKRPDTLLLQPSTPPNSPRSKSASSTTNRPVFQFSPSAEDPPFYDTFLASKPARTILREILGEAEREREGRLDDDSQTEKLNLRLVDKLKRFRTLSPHAGPASSGGSLLASFGSTGLGNSALGGGLPGLNAGLRRNRSYPAMVGASMAMKDPGGPPNAEMVIPHTMQTPQQEMDKMQTNHTKAAHIPQTLHELDTAAPQTVKQTHTRPNFRLWHSTSSEQHSDDETGT; this is translated from the exons ATGGCGCTGCTCGCAGCTGCTGGCACTGAGGACGAGCTGGAGTACTCTGACCAGCCGGAGGACGAGCAATATTTTTGTCTACCCAGTCATGAAAGCACagagcaggaggaagaagaagaggaggaggaggaggaggaagaggagtatGTCTGTCTTCCTAGTCGTGGAAGctcagagcaggaggagggagaagagttGGATGAAGAGCAACAGGTTCTGTGTGAAG TGCTGTGTGCTGACAGAGTGGGACAGATGACGAAGACCTACAGTGACATTGATGCTGTCACTCGACTGCTGGAAGAG AAAGAGCGTGACTTGGAGTTAGCAGCTCGCATCGGACAGTCactgctgaagaaaaacaaagcccTCAGTGAGAGGAATGAAGTGCTAGAGGAGCAAGTGGAGCACATCCGAGAGGAG GTGTCTCAGCTGCGGCATGACTTGTCCATGAAAGATGAGCTGTTACAGTTCTATACCAGCGCTGCCGAGGAGAGTGAGGGGGAGTCCACCACCTCCACACC tgtgcGTCCCAGTGAAACCAGTGTGTCAACTCCAATTAGTTTCCCCCTTGACTCCTTGCAGAAGAAACTCAAAGATctggaggaagaaaacaaatcattgcGATCTgag GCTAGTCATTTGGAGACGGAAACCATTTCGTACGAGGAGAAAGAGCTGCAACTTGTCAATGACTGTGTCAAAGAACTAC GTGATGCCAATGTGCAGATTTCCTCTCTGGCTGAGGAGCTGGCCAGGAAGACTGAAGACGCCTCCAGACAGCAGGAGGAGATCACACACCTCCTCTCCCAGATAGTAGACCTCCAGAAGAAGGCCAAGATG TATGCCGTGGAGAACGAGGGGCTGACTCAGCACTTAGGTGCAGCCAAAGATGCCCAGAGACAACTCACTGCTGAA CTGCGAGAGCTACAAGACAAGTATGCAGAGTGCATGGAGATGCTTCATGAGGCtcaggaggagctgaagaaCCTGAGAAATAAAACTCTACCACTCAGCACACCGAGGCGTTTCCATTCTCTGGGTCTGTTCCCAATG GACTCTCTGGCAGCAGAAATCGAGGGCACCATGAGAAAGGAACTTCAGATGGATGATCCAGATGTAGAGGAGCAGAG ACTGCACCCGAAGCGAGTGTTCCAGACGGTGAAAAACCTGAACTTGATGCGTCAGCAGCGTTCATCGCTGGCCCCCTCCCCCCTCAACATCCCAGGCTCCAACCAGACATCATGCCTCACCTCAGGGCTCTCCAGCAGGGTGGGCACGCCACGCTCCAACTCCATATATGGAAGCGACACAGGAAGTGGGATCATCCTAGACAACAGGACGAGCAGTATCCTGGAGGGTCCGGATGATGG GTCAGAGGACTCTAACAAGCGTCCCCCTGGAACTCCAGGGACCCCAGGCAGCAGGGACCTGGAGGCGGCCCTGCGACGTTTGTCCCTCCGCCGTGACAACTACCTCTCAGAAAAACGCTTCTTTGAagatgagagggagaggaagctGGCTTACCTGGCCAAAGCAGAAGAAAAGGGAGGTGAGGGGAGTAGCGGAGGCCCAGGGACACCGACAGAGAGCCTGTTGTCGCTGTGCTCTCATCCCTCCTTAGGAAGCGTCTGGTCGGGGTACTCATTCACAGCGAGGTCCTACCTGCCGGAGAAGCTACAAATTGTAAAGCCGCTAGAAG GCTCTGCTACTCTCCACGCATGGCAGCAGTTGGCTCAACCTCACATGGGCGCTCTGCTGGATCATCGGCCCGGTGTGGTGACGAAGGGCTTCCGCACTTTAGCACACGAGCAGGAACAGGAAGACGGCTGGCACCTGGACCAACCAGAGGAGGACGAAGTTTCATGCGACTCATTCACCGGCATGCCAGGAGAGAGCTCTGCTCCCTTGGATGTGCCTCACTCTACCtcttctccctccatctgctgCAACAAAAATGGAGACACGGATGACAATAGCCAATCGGAAACATTGCAAGGAGACATGTGCAGGGCTAGAGAAGCCATTCATGGAAAAGATGGACATGTCGGAAGCATGCCCCTTTCTTTCTCCGGCTCGtccccttcttcttctcctctccccaCTTCTTCTGAGATGATGAATGGACACGTGGACCTCAAGGAGCTCCAGGCCTTACAGGCCGCCACAGTGGACCGTATGCCTG TTAATTTCCCGGGGAAGTGTATGTCCCATACCAGCTCTACATACACCTTCACCACCTGCAGGATTCTCCACCCTTCTGATCAGCTGACCTCTGTATCCTCAAG CTCGGTTATGGCCTCCTGTCAGAGCAGTGCTTGCATCGGCACCCCTACCCCCGCCTCGTCTCCCATACCCTTCTCTGCCCCACAGACACCTTCTTACACCCCCTGCTGCACCCCACgccgcctctctctctccctctcactagCAGAGTCCTCCACCAACCTTCGGGACTCCACCAAGACCACCAGCACCTCTTTAGGCCTGGTGCGCCTCCTGCTGGAGCATGGGATTTCTGCCTCGGTGTACGACCCCCGCAGCTGGGACCGAGGGTTGGATGCGAGCAGAGCTTCAACACCCGTGGGAGAAGCGCAAGCGCAGAGGAGCACCAACGCACTAGGGgagactgaaaaaagaaaactggcaAAACGTCCGgacaccctcctcctccagccctcCACTCCGCCCAACTCCCCTCGATCCAAATCTGCCTCTTCCACCACCAACCGCCCAGTCTTTCAGTTCAGCCCTTCCGCTGAAGACCCGCCATTTTATGACACCTTCCTCGCCTCTAAGCCAGCTCGTACCATTCTGAGGGAGATTCTGGGGGAGGCGGAGAGGGAACGAGAGGGACGACTGGATGATGACAGCCAAACAGAGAAGCTAAACCTGCGACTTGTGGACAAACTGAAACGTTTCCGCACCCTCTCCCCTCATGCCGGTCCTGCTTCATCTGGGGGTTCTCTATTAGCCTCCTTTGGCTCTACCGGACTGGGGAACAGTGCACTGGGCGGGGGGCTTCCAGGTTTGAATGCAGGGCTGAGGAGGAATCGGAGCTATCCCGCTATGGTAGGGGCCAGTATGGCTATGAAAGACCCGGGAGGACCCCCTAACGCAGAGATGGTCATACCACATACGATGCAAACCCCACAACAGGAAATggacaaaatgcaaacaaatcaCACAAAGGCCGCACACATACCACAGACACTACATGAACTGGACACAGCAGCACCACAGACAgtgaaacagacacacaccaggCCGAACTTCAGACTGTGGCACTCCACAAGCAGCGAGCAACACAGTGACGATGAAACCGGGACATAA